From one Silvibacterium dinghuense genomic stretch:
- the dnaK gene encoding molecular chaperone DnaK — MAKAVGIDLGTTNSVVAVMEGAKPTVIINNEGSRLTPSVVGFTKTGERLVGQMARRQAVLNPENTIYSAKRFIGRRFSEVQSEIKNVPYKVVAGPNDAVRFVIQGKEYSPEEISAIVLRRLVDDAAKYLGEKVTDAVITVPAYFNDAQRQATKDAGKIAGLNVLRIINEPTAAALAYGLEKKTNETILVFDLGGGTFDVSILDVGDGVFEVRSTAGDTHLGGDDFDKRIVDWLAEEFQREQGIDLRKDRQALQRLTDAAEKAKIELSSVLETTISLPFVTADATGPKHLEMKLTRAKFDQLTSDLVERCIGPVKQALKDAGIAEKEVHEVILVGGSTRIPAVQALVRRLTGGKEPNESVNPDEVVAIGAAIQAGVLAGEVKGVVLLDVTPLSVGLETLGGVMTKLIERNTTIPARKSEVFSTADDNQTAVDVHVLQGERELARDNRTLGNFRLEGIRPGPRGTPQVEVSFDIDANGILTVTAKDKDTGKEQKVTISGSTQLSKDEIDRMVADAQQHSEEDKRRREEVEVRNTADATAYQVEKQIQDLGDKAPQNEKARAEELIHSVRQLVKEGSSDLAKLRQITGDLQQMAHGLASAAHSQSTASEGAGVGATSSGNHDDVIDAEFNETK; from the coding sequence ATGGCAAAAGCAGTAGGCATAGATTTGGGAACGACCAACTCCGTCGTCGCGGTGATGGAAGGCGCGAAACCAACGGTCATCATCAACAATGAAGGAAGCCGCCTGACTCCTTCTGTTGTGGGGTTTACCAAGACGGGCGAGCGTCTCGTCGGGCAAATGGCGAGGCGTCAGGCCGTGCTGAATCCGGAGAACACGATTTATTCGGCCAAGCGATTCATCGGGCGACGCTTCTCCGAGGTGCAGTCCGAGATCAAGAACGTTCCCTATAAGGTAGTGGCCGGACCGAACGATGCCGTTCGCTTTGTGATTCAGGGCAAGGAGTATTCGCCGGAGGAAATCTCGGCCATCGTGCTGCGTCGGTTGGTTGATGATGCGGCCAAGTATCTGGGGGAGAAGGTTACCGATGCGGTGATCACCGTCCCGGCCTACTTTAATGATGCCCAGCGGCAGGCGACGAAAGACGCCGGCAAGATCGCAGGACTGAATGTGCTCAGGATTATTAATGAGCCGACCGCAGCTGCGCTGGCTTACGGGCTCGAGAAGAAGACAAACGAAACGATCCTGGTCTTCGATCTCGGTGGAGGAACCTTCGATGTCTCGATCCTCGACGTTGGGGACGGAGTATTCGAGGTGCGTTCGACGGCTGGCGACACCCACCTGGGCGGAGACGATTTCGATAAGCGCATTGTGGACTGGCTTGCGGAAGAGTTTCAGCGCGAACAGGGGATTGATTTGAGAAAGGACCGTCAGGCCTTGCAGCGTCTGACGGACGCTGCGGAGAAGGCAAAGATTGAACTGTCGTCTGTACTGGAGACCACCATCAGCCTTCCTTTTGTTACAGCGGATGCCACCGGACCGAAGCATCTGGAAATGAAGCTTACGCGTGCCAAGTTCGATCAATTGACCTCTGATCTTGTGGAGCGCTGCATCGGCCCGGTCAAGCAGGCCCTGAAGGATGCGGGCATTGCGGAGAAAGAGGTCCACGAAGTGATCCTGGTTGGCGGCTCCACGCGCATTCCGGCAGTGCAGGCGCTGGTCCGCCGTCTGACAGGAGGAAAAGAGCCGAACGAATCGGTCAACCCGGACGAAGTCGTGGCGATCGGAGCTGCGATTCAGGCTGGCGTCCTTGCGGGTGAAGTCAAAGGTGTGGTGCTTCTCGATGTGACTCCGCTTTCAGTGGGTCTGGAAACGCTAGGTGGCGTCATGACCAAGCTGATCGAGCGCAATACCACCATCCCCGCGCGGAAGTCCGAGGTCTTCTCAACCGCGGATGACAATCAAACCGCTGTAGATGTCCACGTGCTCCAGGGCGAACGGGAGCTCGCGCGCGACAATAGGACGCTCGGGAACTTCCGGCTTGAAGGCATTCGTCCCGGGCCTCGAGGAACTCCGCAGGTGGAAGTCAGCTTCGATATCGACGCCAACGGTATTCTGACCGTTACTGCGAAAGACAAGGATACGGGGAAAGAACAGAAGGTGACGATCAGCGGATCGACTCAGCTCAGCAAAGATGAGATCGATCGCATGGTGGCCGATGCCCAGCAGCACTCGGAAGAGGACAAGCGGCGTCGTGAAGAGGTCGAAGTTCGAAACACGGCAGACGCGACTGCATACCAGGTGGAGAAACAGATTCAGGACCTGGGAGATAAAGCACCGCAGAACGAAAAGGCCCGGGCAGAAGAGCTGATCCACTCCGTACGCCAACTGGTGAAAGAAGGCTCGTCCGATCTTGCGAAATTGCGCCAGATTACTGGCGATCTCCAGCAGATGGCTCACGGTTTGGCATCGGCAGCGCACAGTCAGTCGACTGCGTCGGAAGGCGCGGGAGTCGGGGCAACGTCGAGCGGCAATCACGATGATGTTATCGATGCTGAGTTCAACGAGA
- the uvrA gene encoding excinuclease ABC subunit UvrA: MSRAGFVCVRGAREHNLKSVDVDIPRDALVVFTGVSGSGKSSLAFGTLYAEAQRRYLESVSPYVRRLFHQLGVPDVDRIDGLPPAIALQQQRGTPTTRSSVGSVTTISNLFRMLYSRAGHYRKGRPMLYAESFTYNLPEGACPVCHGQGRIYEVTEESMVPDPSLTIRERAVAAWPTAWQGQNLRDILVTLGYDVDRSWKNLSDKDRQWILFTEDQPTVPVYAGLTPAETRRALRAKMEPSYQGTFTSARRYVMETFTKSHSAMMKKRVSAFMLSTECPSCHGERLRADALEVTFAGLNIAQMGNQSLKATRSQLMRYASGEIFEPSHTAEKIETARTITKDIVSRLDALVDLGVGYLSLERNTATLSPGELQRVRLATQLHSNLFGVIYVLDEPSAGLHPADTQTLLRALDALKRAGNSLFVVEHEIDVIEHADWIVDVGPGAGSNGGEILYSGEPHGLVDLPASQTARYVFGRFQPSTHDPRSPKGWLRLKGITRNNLHGLDVAFPLGVLTSVTGVSGSGKSTLVSQVLVDLVSESLGQAMEASEPDEEDVDVAPASKTEGRIVEGARSVKRLVRVDQRPIGRTPRSNMATYTGLFDHVRKLFAETEMARARGYDAGRFSFNVAKGRCETCQGEGFVMVELLFLPSVYSPCPTCHGARFNAETLEVTFHDKSIADVLNMTVVSAAEFFQAELAIARSLNFLLEVGLGYLRLGQPATELSGGEAQRIKLATELQRPQRGDTLYVLDEPTTGLHPADVERLLVPLNRLIDLGNTVVLVEQDMYVVASSDWVIDIGPGAGDEGGKIVAQGTPWSVADGAGRTAPYLRRFLRPLKN; this comes from the coding sequence ATGTCGCGTGCAGGTTTCGTTTGCGTCCGCGGGGCACGGGAACACAATCTGAAATCGGTGGATGTCGATATCCCGCGTGATGCGCTGGTGGTGTTTACGGGGGTGTCTGGTTCGGGCAAGTCATCGCTCGCGTTTGGGACTCTGTATGCGGAGGCGCAGCGGCGCTATCTCGAATCGGTCTCACCCTATGTACGCCGTTTGTTTCATCAACTCGGCGTTCCCGATGTGGACAGGATCGACGGTTTGCCGCCCGCGATTGCGCTGCAACAGCAGCGCGGCACGCCCACCACACGCTCCTCCGTCGGCAGTGTAACCACGATTTCAAACTTGTTCCGCATGCTCTATTCCCGCGCTGGTCATTACCGAAAGGGCCGGCCGATGCTCTATGCGGAGTCCTTTACATACAATCTCCCCGAGGGCGCGTGTCCTGTCTGCCACGGGCAGGGCCGCATTTACGAAGTCACCGAGGAGTCGATGGTGCCCGACCCCTCGCTTACTATCCGTGAGCGGGCAGTGGCCGCCTGGCCCACCGCCTGGCAGGGGCAGAATCTTCGCGACATTCTCGTTACGCTGGGCTACGACGTGGACCGCTCTTGGAAGAATCTTTCCGATAAGGACCGGCAGTGGATTCTTTTCACGGAAGATCAGCCGACTGTACCTGTTTACGCGGGGCTTACGCCTGCCGAGACGCGACGCGCGCTGCGGGCAAAAATGGAGCCCAGCTATCAAGGCACATTCACCAGCGCCCGGCGCTACGTGATGGAGACATTCACCAAATCGCACAGCGCGATGATGAAGAAGCGTGTTTCGGCCTTTATGCTGAGCACGGAGTGCCCATCCTGCCATGGCGAGCGCCTGCGAGCCGATGCTCTGGAGGTGACCTTTGCGGGATTGAACATTGCGCAGATGGGCAATCAGTCGCTGAAGGCAACCCGCTCGCAGTTGATGCGCTATGCGTCGGGCGAAATCTTCGAGCCGTCGCATACCGCCGAGAAGATAGAAACCGCTAGGACCATCACCAAGGATATTGTTTCGCGACTGGATGCGCTCGTCGATCTGGGCGTTGGCTATCTTTCTCTTGAGCGCAATACCGCCACGCTTTCGCCCGGCGAACTGCAGCGCGTGCGACTGGCGACGCAGCTGCATTCAAACCTGTTTGGTGTTATCTATGTGCTCGATGAGCCGTCTGCAGGGTTGCATCCCGCCGATACTCAGACATTGCTGCGCGCTTTGGATGCATTGAAGCGCGCAGGCAACTCTCTCTTCGTGGTCGAGCATGAGATCGATGTGATCGAGCATGCGGACTGGATCGTAGACGTTGGCCCAGGGGCCGGTAGCAATGGCGGTGAGATTCTTTATAGTGGTGAGCCGCACGGGCTGGTCGATCTCCCGGCCTCGCAAACAGCAAGATATGTTTTCGGCCGGTTTCAGCCTTCGACGCATGATCCGCGGTCGCCCAAAGGCTGGCTGCGTCTGAAGGGCATTACGCGGAACAATCTTCACGGGCTGGATGTGGCCTTTCCTCTGGGTGTTCTTACCTCGGTCACAGGCGTATCCGGTTCAGGGAAGTCGACGCTTGTGAGCCAGGTGCTGGTGGATCTGGTCAGTGAATCTCTGGGGCAGGCGATGGAGGCGAGTGAGCCGGATGAGGAGGACGTGGATGTAGCTCCTGCATCCAAGACAGAAGGCCGCATAGTTGAAGGTGCCAGGTCTGTCAAACGGCTCGTGCGCGTGGATCAAAGGCCCATCGGACGCACACCGCGATCGAACATGGCTACCTATACCGGACTGTTCGATCACGTGAGAAAGTTGTTCGCAGAGACGGAGATGGCGCGAGCCCGCGGATACGACGCGGGCCGCTTTTCGTTCAATGTCGCCAAGGGCCGTTGCGAGACATGCCAAGGCGAGGGCTTTGTCATGGTGGAGCTGCTGTTTCTGCCTAGCGTGTACTCGCCTTGTCCCACGTGCCATGGTGCGCGCTTCAATGCAGAGACGCTCGAAGTTACATTTCATGACAAGAGCATTGCGGATGTTTTGAATATGACTGTGGTCAGCGCAGCGGAATTCTTTCAGGCGGAACTGGCGATTGCTCGCTCGCTGAATTTTCTGCTGGAAGTGGGACTGGGCTATTTACGGCTGGGACAGCCGGCCACAGAACTGTCTGGCGGTGAGGCGCAGCGCATCAAGCTGGCAACAGAACTACAGCGTCCGCAACGGGGCGACACCCTGTACGTCCTCGACGAGCCGACTACGGGTCTGCATCCCGCGGATGTGGAACGGCTGCTCGTTCCATTGAACCGGCTCATCGATCTTGGCAATACGGTGGTCCTCGTGGAGCAGGATATGTATGTCGTAGCCAGCAGCGACTGGGTTATCGATATCGGTCCAGGAGCCGGTGACGAGGGAGGAAAGATCGTCGCCCAGGGAACTCCATGGAGCGTTGCGGATGGCGCAGGACGTACGGCGCCTTACTTGAGGAGATTTCTCCGGCCGCTCAAGAACTGA